The Methylobacterium sp. PvR107 genome contains a region encoding:
- a CDS encoding biotin-dependent carboxyltransferase family protein yields MAALVVEAAGPGITLQDGGRHGYLRYGITAAGPMDPLIYATANRAAGNPLDAAAIEISTGGLAVTAADGALGLALIVPGFRVTLDGTALPDAVALTLEPGQRLVVRAGDAGAWGYLAVSGRLDVAPILGSVATHTRSGLGGLDGRALAAGDRLPIREPGPGDGAPQRLVTPWLDRDPREIRVVLGPQDDYFAPDQIEAFLAGPWTVSPRGDRMACFLDGTPLIHAKGHDIVSDGIAMGAIQVPGNGLPIILMADRQSTGGYPKIATVIGPDLGRLAQIRGGARLSFRRVSVAEAVAARRAERDILAEPVRREPVVRTDFASDFLLGLNLVGGVTDGRP; encoded by the coding sequence ATGGCTGCCCTCGTCGTCGAGGCCGCCGGGCCCGGGATCACGCTGCAGGATGGCGGCCGGCACGGCTACCTGCGCTACGGGATCACGGCCGCAGGGCCGATGGATCCGCTGATCTACGCCACCGCCAACCGGGCCGCGGGCAATCCCCTGGACGCCGCCGCGATCGAGATCTCGACCGGCGGCCTGGCCGTCACCGCCGCGGACGGTGCCCTCGGGCTGGCGCTGATCGTCCCCGGCTTCCGGGTCACGCTGGACGGCACGGCGCTTCCCGACGCCGTCGCGCTGACCCTCGAACCCGGACAGAGGCTCGTCGTCCGGGCGGGCGACGCGGGCGCCTGGGGCTATCTGGCGGTGAGCGGCCGCCTCGACGTGGCGCCAATCCTCGGCTCGGTGGCGACCCATACGCGCTCGGGCCTCGGCGGTCTCGACGGCCGCGCCCTGGCCGCCGGCGACCGGCTGCCGATCCGCGAACCCGGACCGGGCGACGGGGCGCCCCAGCGGCTGGTGACGCCCTGGCTCGACCGGGATCCGCGGGAGATCCGGGTCGTGCTCGGACCGCAGGACGATTACTTCGCCCCCGACCAGATCGAGGCCTTCCTGGCCGGCCCCTGGACGGTCTCGCCGCGGGGCGACCGCATGGCCTGCTTCCTGGACGGCACGCCCCTGATTCACGCCAAGGGTCACGACATCGTCTCCGACGGCATCGCCATGGGGGCGATCCAGGTGCCCGGCAACGGCCTGCCGATCATCCTGATGGCCGACCGCCAATCGACGGGCGGCTATCCGAAGATCGCCACGGTCATCGGCCCCGATCTCGGGCGCCTCGCGCAGATCCGCGGCGGGGCCCGGCTGTCGTTCCGGCGCGTCTCGGTGGCCGAGGCGGTGGCGGCGCGGCGGGCCGAGCGCGACATCCTCGCCGAACCGGTGCGCCGGGAGCCGGTGGTGCGGACCGATTTCGCGTCCGACTTCCTGCTGGGGCTGAACCTCGTCGGCGGCGTCACCGACGGACGTCCCTGA
- a CDS encoding efflux RND transporter permease subunit encodes MTEPPAAGGRGGPQALLVGFAVRLPRVVLALACAVIVFGLYALAGARYDVFPEFAPPIVTIQTEAPGLDSEQVEVLVTQPVEVAVGGLPSLETLRSTSIQGLSVITAAFRSGSDVDRVRQRVNERLAALAGRMPDGVSAPAMTPLTSSTLTVLLVGLTSKTRDGMDLRHIAEWTVRRRLQAVPGIAQVSIYGGSVRSLQVQIRPDDLIRYQIGLNDVLAAARKATGVRGAGFVDTPNQRVLLRTEGQSLTPEALGRTVLHNDGGASVVLSDVATVTAAPEPAISGALVDGTPGVLLMVGAQIGVDTRAVTARLEAALDELRPVLDREGVSLRPDLFRPANFVDVATGNVLQALALGGVLVVLVLLVFLADWRAALISAAAIPLSLIAAALALQAWGESLNTMTLGGLALAIGEVVDDAVIGVENVARRLRAARGAGRGAARVVFSAMLEVRTSVAYATLAVLLMFMPVLALNGVAGRLFGPLALAYIAAVVASLLVALTVTPALALLLLGGRLKGGEAVPFREPPVVRWSRAAYLRLLALVGRVPRLAMLGSLLVTLIGAAILPTLGAVFLPDLREGHMILHMVAIPGTSLQESQRLGTLITADLKQIPGVRAVASQIGRAEAGEDTAGPHYSEIHIDLQPGLDGSAQRSVETAIRALIAGFPGAAFSLKTFLTERIEETVSGFTAPVVINVVGSDLDRIEAAARSVARELSEVKGARDVQQASPAGLPQVTVALRPVDLRHWGLDPVEVLEAVRTAYQGDVVGQTYRGNAVFNVLVILDAQARGRLSAVGDLPLRTPGGRYVRLSQVADVYESAGRYQVQHLGAQRVQAVTANVVGRDIASFVAAAKRKIAKEVRLPEGVYVTFSGAAEAQAAARRDLLLHAALAGFGIVVLLAIVTGSAANLLLVLINLPFAFVGGVAAAALTGGVLSLGSVVGFVTLSGISLRNSVMMIAHYEQMVTRDRRSWNADTAAEGAADRMVPILMTSLVTGLGLLPLALGAGEPGREIEGPMALVILGGLVTSTVLNLLILPVMALRFARFRQVEPEDRELSPAL; translated from the coding sequence ATGACTGAGCCGCCCGCCGCTGGCGGCCGCGGCGGCCCCCAGGCGCTCCTCGTCGGCTTCGCGGTCCGGCTGCCGCGGGTGGTGCTGGCGCTGGCCTGCGCGGTGATCGTCTTCGGCCTCTACGCCCTCGCCGGGGCCCGCTACGACGTCTTCCCGGAATTCGCGCCGCCGATCGTGACGATCCAGACCGAGGCGCCGGGCCTCGATTCGGAGCAGGTCGAGGTGCTGGTAACCCAGCCGGTCGAGGTCGCGGTGGGCGGCCTGCCAAGCCTGGAAACCCTGCGCTCGACGTCGATCCAGGGCCTCTCGGTGATCACCGCGGCGTTCAGATCCGGGAGCGATGTCGACCGGGTGCGCCAGCGCGTCAACGAGCGGCTGGCGGCCCTTGCGGGCCGCATGCCGGACGGGGTCTCGGCGCCCGCCATGACCCCGCTGACCTCTTCGACGCTCACGGTGCTCCTCGTCGGGCTGACCTCGAAGACCCGCGATGGAATGGACCTGCGCCATATCGCGGAATGGACCGTGCGCCGCCGCCTGCAGGCCGTCCCGGGCATCGCCCAGGTGTCGATCTACGGCGGTTCGGTCCGGTCGCTCCAGGTCCAGATCCGCCCGGACGACCTGATCCGCTACCAGATCGGCCTCAACGATGTCCTGGCGGCGGCCCGGAAGGCGACGGGGGTCCGGGGCGCGGGTTTCGTCGACACGCCGAACCAGCGGGTGCTGCTGCGGACCGAGGGGCAGTCGCTCACGCCCGAGGCGTTGGGACGGACCGTCCTCCACAATGACGGCGGGGCGAGCGTGGTCCTGTCGGACGTGGCGACCGTCACGGCCGCGCCCGAGCCCGCGATCAGCGGCGCCCTGGTGGACGGGACGCCCGGTGTGCTGCTGATGGTCGGCGCCCAGATCGGGGTCGACACCCGCGCGGTGACCGCCCGCCTGGAGGCGGCGCTGGACGAGCTGCGCCCGGTTCTCGACCGCGAGGGCGTGAGCCTGCGTCCCGACCTGTTCAGGCCGGCGAACTTCGTGGATGTCGCGACCGGCAACGTCCTCCAGGCCCTCGCGCTGGGCGGCGTGCTGGTGGTGCTCGTGCTCCTCGTCTTCCTGGCGGATTGGCGGGCGGCCCTGATCAGCGCGGCGGCGATCCCGCTCTCGCTCATCGCCGCCGCCCTGGCCCTCCAGGCCTGGGGCGAGAGCCTCAACACCATGACGCTCGGCGGGCTGGCCCTCGCCATCGGCGAGGTGGTGGACGACGCGGTGATCGGCGTCGAGAACGTCGCCCGCCGGCTTCGGGCGGCCCGCGGCGCCGGCCGCGGGGCAGCGCGCGTGGTGTTCTCCGCGATGCTGGAGGTGCGCACCTCGGTGGCCTACGCCACGCTGGCGGTCCTCCTGATGTTCATGCCGGTGCTGGCGCTCAACGGGGTCGCCGGACGCCTGTTCGGCCCGCTGGCGCTTGCCTACATCGCGGCGGTCGTCGCCTCGCTCCTCGTCGCGCTCACCGTCACGCCGGCGCTGGCGCTGCTTCTGCTGGGCGGCCGGCTGAAGGGTGGGGAGGCCGTCCCGTTCCGCGAGCCGCCGGTCGTGCGCTGGAGCCGCGCGGCGTATCTCCGGCTGCTCGCCCTCGTCGGCCGGGTGCCGCGGCTCGCGATGCTCGGCAGTCTGCTGGTGACGCTGATCGGCGCCGCCATCCTACCGACCCTCGGGGCGGTGTTCCTCCCCGATCTCCGGGAGGGGCACATGATCCTGCACATGGTAGCCATTCCGGGGACCTCGCTGCAGGAATCGCAGCGGCTCGGCACCCTGATCACTGCGGACCTGAAGCAGATCCCGGGCGTGCGTGCGGTGGCGTCGCAGATCGGCCGGGCGGAGGCGGGTGAGGACACGGCGGGGCCGCATTACAGCGAGATCCACATCGACCTGCAGCCCGGCCTCGACGGTTCTGCCCAGCGCTCCGTCGAGACCGCGATCCGCGCGCTGATCGCGGGATTTCCCGGCGCGGCCTTCTCGCTCAAGACGTTCCTGACCGAGCGGATCGAGGAGACGGTCTCGGGCTTCACCGCACCGGTCGTGATCAACGTGGTCGGCAGCGATCTCGACCGGATCGAGGCCGCCGCCCGCTCGGTGGCCCGGGAGCTCTCGGAGGTGAAGGGCGCGCGCGACGTCCAGCAGGCCTCGCCCGCCGGCCTGCCTCAGGTCACCGTCGCCCTGCGGCCGGTGGACCTGCGCCATTGGGGGCTTGACCCGGTCGAGGTCCTGGAGGCGGTCCGCACCGCCTATCAGGGCGATGTCGTCGGCCAGACCTACCGCGGCAATGCCGTGTTCAACGTGCTGGTGATCCTCGACGCCCAGGCGCGGGGGCGCCTCAGCGCGGTGGGCGACCTGCCGCTGCGGACTCCCGGCGGCCGCTACGTCCGCCTGTCGCAGGTGGCCGACGTCTACGAGAGCGCCGGCCGCTACCAGGTGCAGCACCTGGGCGCCCAGCGGGTCCAGGCGGTGACCGCCAACGTCGTCGGGCGCGATATCGCGAGCTTCGTGGCGGCGGCCAAGCGCAAGATCGCCAAGGAGGTGCGGCTGCCCGAAGGCGTCTATGTCACTTTCTCGGGGGCTGCCGAAGCCCAGGCGGCCGCCCGCCGCGACCTGCTGCTCCATGCGGCGCTTGCCGGCTTCGGCATCGTGGTGCTGCTCGCCATCGTCACCGGCTCGGCGGCGAACCTGCTGCTGGTGCTGATCAACCTGCCCTTCGCCTTCGTGGGCGGCGTCGCGGCGGCGGCGCTCACGGGCGGTGTGCTGTCACTGGGCTCGGTCGTGGGCTTCGTGACCCTGTCGGGGATCTCGCTGCGCAACAGCGTGATGATGATCGCCCATTACGAGCAGATGGTGACGCGCGACCGCCGTTCCTGGAACGCCGACACCGCCGCCGAGGGCGCGGCCGACCGAATGGTGCCGATCCTGATGACCTCGTTGGTCACCGGCCTCGGCCTGCTGCCGCTGGCGCTGGGTGCCGGGGAGCCCGGGCGCGAGATCGAGGGGCCGATGGCGCTGGTGATCCTCGGCGGCCTGGTCACCTCGACGGTGCTGAACCTGCTGATCCTGCCGGTGATGGCCCTGCGCTTCGCGCGGTTCCGCCAGGTCGAGCCGGAGGATCGGGAGCTGTCGCCGGCTCTCTGA
- a CDS encoding efflux RND transporter periplasmic adaptor subunit has protein sequence MGQRRTLLLAGGLLLAAACVAFTEPGALLRARAAPFLSDLRQQLEPLVPGLRGDAVAEVRLPAPRTAIEDGRTVVRLSTAERERIGLVTETRPSVAHEQELTAYGSVLDLARITELANNYAGAVAALQTAQARVEVSASAARRARSLGAGVVAVAQIETAEGTLLTDRAAVTAAESQVRTFAATARQEWGSVLGKAIIERAPLVTRLIERSDFLVQVTLPPSESLPEPPKAATAEVPPQSERVALRLVSAATRTDPRIQGQSFFYLVSGESGLLPGTSTMAFLPAARPVRGVLVPEDAVVHGEGGTWVYRGTGDGAYVRHPIRPDAPMSADAFVVEDLPEASEIVLKGGQALLSEEMKSRIRVVGDDDD, from the coding sequence GTGGGTCAGCGGCGGACGCTCCTGCTCGCCGGAGGCTTGCTGCTCGCGGCCGCGTGCGTCGCCTTCACCGAGCCCGGTGCGCTCCTCCGCGCGCGCGCGGCTCCGTTCCTGTCGGACCTGCGGCAGCAGCTCGAACCCCTTGTCCCCGGCCTTCGCGGGGACGCCGTCGCCGAGGTGCGGCTTCCCGCGCCGCGCACCGCGATCGAGGACGGGCGCACCGTCGTGCGGCTTTCCACCGCCGAGCGCGAACGGATCGGCCTCGTCACCGAGACGCGGCCCTCCGTGGCACATGAGCAGGAGCTGACCGCGTATGGCAGCGTCCTCGACCTTGCCCGCATCACCGAACTCGCCAACAACTACGCTGGGGCTGTCGCGGCGCTTCAGACCGCCCAGGCGCGGGTCGAGGTCTCCGCCAGCGCCGCGCGGCGCGCGCGCAGCCTCGGGGCCGGGGTGGTGGCGGTTGCACAGATCGAGACCGCCGAGGGGACGCTTCTGACCGATCGGGCCGCCGTGACCGCGGCCGAATCGCAGGTGCGGACCTTCGCGGCGACCGCCCGGCAGGAATGGGGCTCGGTGCTCGGCAAGGCGATCATCGAGCGCGCGCCCCTGGTCACGCGGCTGATCGAGCGCTCGGATTTCCTGGTTCAGGTGACGCTGCCGCCAAGCGAAAGCCTACCGGAGCCGCCGAAGGCAGCCACTGCCGAGGTGCCGCCGCAGAGCGAGCGGGTGGCCCTGCGGCTGGTCTCGGCCGCGACCCGCACGGATCCGCGCATCCAGGGTCAGAGCTTCTTCTACCTCGTCTCGGGCGAGAGCGGGCTCCTGCCCGGCACGAGCACGATGGCCTTCCTGCCGGCCGCGCGCCCGGTCCGCGGCGTCCTCGTGCCCGAGGATGCCGTCGTGCACGGGGAGGGGGGCACCTGGGTGTATCGGGGCACCGGTGACGGCGCCTATGTGCGGCATCCGATCCGTCCGGACGCACCCATGTCGGCCGATGCCTTCGTCGTCGAGGATCTGCCCGAGGCCAGCGAGATCGTCCTGAAGGGCGGCCAGGCCCTGCTCTCCGAGGAGATGAAGAGCCGCATCCGGGTCGTGGGCGACGACGATGACTGA
- a CDS encoding LamB/YcsF family protein, whose product MTRVDLNSDLGEGFGAYACGDDAAILGIVTSANVACGLHAGDPEIMARTFALAKERGVAVGAHPGFPDLWGFGRRRMPFSPPEIERLVAYQVGAAQALAAYAGHRITYVKAHGALANIAAEERPVADAIARAVRAVDRDLALLAIALTAQVPAGEACGLEVHQEIFADRGYTEAGLLIPRGQPGAMITEADAAADRVVRMVEAGAIITAAGTHLPTPIRSICVHGDSDHAVATARAVRARLEGAGVTLAPFRP is encoded by the coding sequence GTGACGCGCGTGGACCTGAACTCCGATCTCGGCGAGGGCTTCGGCGCCTATGCCTGCGGCGACGACGCCGCCATCCTCGGGATCGTGACCTCCGCCAACGTCGCCTGCGGACTGCATGCGGGCGATCCCGAGATCATGGCCCGGACCTTCGCACTGGCGAAGGAGCGCGGCGTCGCGGTCGGCGCCCATCCGGGCTTCCCGGACCTGTGGGGCTTCGGCCGGCGGCGGATGCCGTTCAGCCCGCCCGAGATCGAGCGTCTGGTCGCCTATCAGGTCGGCGCCGCGCAGGCGCTCGCCGCCTATGCCGGTCACCGAATCACCTACGTGAAGGCGCACGGCGCGCTCGCCAACATCGCCGCCGAGGAGCGGCCGGTCGCCGACGCCATCGCCCGGGCGGTCCGTGCGGTGGACCGCGACCTCGCGCTGCTGGCCATCGCGCTGACCGCCCAGGTGCCGGCGGGCGAGGCCTGCGGGCTCGAGGTCCATCAGGAGATCTTCGCCGACCGCGGCTACACGGAGGCCGGCCTGCTGATCCCGCGCGGCCAGCCCGGCGCGATGATCACCGAGGCCGACGCGGCCGCCGACCGGGTCGTGCGCATGGTCGAGGCCGGCGCGATCATCACGGCGGCGGGCACGCATCTGCCGACACCGATCCGCTCGATCTGCGTTCACGGCGATTCCGACCATGCCGTTGCCACCGCCCGGGCAGTGCGCGCCCGGTTGGAGGGGGCGGGGGTGACGCTGGCGCCGTTCCGGCCGTGA
- a CDS encoding aliphatic sulfonate ABC transporter substrate-binding protein, translating into MAAGLALAGLAFPLGQVARAEEPKEIRLDWATYNPVGLLLKEKGFLEEALAPRGIKVRWVQSLGSNKALEFLNAGAIDFGSAAGAAALVARINGNPIKAIYAYSRPEWTALVTRKDTGITKPADLKGKRVAVTRGTDPHIFLIRALQGAGLTERDAKLVLLQHPDGRTALDRGDVDAWAGLDPMMAAAEIENGDVLFYRDAAANTWGLLDVREAFAKENPDLVRVVIAAYERARAYALANPQALSAALVAATKLPEPVIARQLERNDLSQPAIGPAQAESIKAAGLALQQAGVIPAGTDVAAAVDGLLDPSFNPVAGR; encoded by the coding sequence ATGGCCGCCGGACTTGCTCTGGCCGGTCTGGCATTCCCCCTCGGGCAGGTTGCCCGCGCCGAGGAACCCAAGGAGATCCGGCTGGACTGGGCCACCTACAATCCGGTCGGCCTGCTCCTCAAGGAGAAGGGCTTCCTGGAGGAAGCGCTGGCCCCGCGCGGGATCAAGGTCCGGTGGGTCCAGTCGCTCGGCTCCAACAAGGCCCTCGAATTCCTCAATGCCGGAGCGATCGATTTCGGCTCGGCGGCGGGCGCGGCGGCCCTCGTGGCGCGGATCAACGGCAACCCGATCAAGGCGATCTACGCCTACTCGCGGCCCGAATGGACGGCCCTCGTCACCCGCAAGGACACCGGCATCACGAAGCCGGCCGACCTCAAAGGCAAGCGCGTCGCGGTCACCCGCGGCACCGATCCGCACATCTTCCTGATCCGCGCGCTCCAGGGCGCCGGCCTGACCGAGCGCGACGCCAAGCTCGTCCTGCTCCAGCACCCGGACGGGCGCACCGCCCTCGACCGGGGCGACGTCGACGCCTGGGCGGGCCTCGACCCGATGATGGCGGCCGCCGAGATCGAGAACGGCGACGTCCTGTTCTACCGCGACGCCGCCGCCAATACCTGGGGCCTGCTCGATGTCCGGGAGGCGTTCGCCAAGGAGAATCCGGACCTCGTGCGGGTGGTGATTGCCGCCTATGAGCGGGCGCGGGCCTACGCGCTGGCCAACCCGCAGGCGCTCTCCGCGGCCCTGGTCGCGGCCACCAAGCTGCCAGAGCCGGTGATCGCCCGCCAGCTCGAGCGCAACGATCTGTCCCAGCCGGCGATCGGCCCGGCCCAGGCCGAGTCGATCAAGGCCGCCGGCCTCGCCCTGCAGCAGGCCGGCGTGATCCCCGCCGGCACCGACGTGGCGGCTGCGGTCGACGGCCTGCTCGACCCGAGCTTCAATCCCGTCGCCGGACGGTGA
- a CDS encoding ABC transporter permease, producing MPLLQRGGRAGLGLVLPLLLAIGWEIAVDTGLASGRLLPPPSRIGATLWDLAASGDLWMHVEATVVRVGLGFLCGAAAGILAGALVATVPVLRWLVDPSLQALRAVPSLAWVPLFILWFGILETPKVLLIAVGVFFPVYVGVAGAIASVDRKLVEVGQIFRLSRLALARRILLPAVLPATLIGLRTGLGLGFLFVVAAELMGASEGLGYLLVDGQQFSKPDQIVAAIIAFAVVGKLADMALITLTHPLTRWQDTVRGSL from the coding sequence GTGCCGCTGCTGCAGCGGGGCGGTCGCGCCGGACTCGGGCTGGTTCTGCCGCTCCTCCTCGCGATCGGATGGGAGATCGCGGTCGATACGGGACTCGCCTCCGGGCGCCTACTCCCGCCGCCGAGCCGGATCGGCGCGACGCTGTGGGACCTCGCGGCCTCGGGAGATCTCTGGATGCACGTCGAGGCGACCGTGGTCCGGGTCGGCCTCGGCTTCCTGTGCGGGGCCGCGGCCGGAATCCTGGCCGGCGCGCTGGTCGCCACGGTTCCGGTCCTGCGCTGGCTGGTCGATCCGAGCCTCCAGGCGCTCCGGGCCGTCCCGTCGCTGGCCTGGGTGCCGCTGTTCATCCTGTGGTTCGGCATCCTTGAGACGCCCAAGGTGCTGCTGATCGCCGTGGGCGTGTTCTTCCCGGTCTATGTCGGCGTGGCCGGGGCGATCGCCTCGGTGGATCGGAAGCTCGTGGAGGTGGGGCAGATCTTTCGCCTGTCGCGCCTCGCCCTTGCCCGCCGCATCCTCCTGCCGGCCGTCCTGCCGGCCACGCTCATCGGCCTGCGCACCGGCCTCGGGCTCGGCTTCCTGTTCGTCGTCGCGGCGGAGCTGATGGGTGCCTCCGAGGGCCTGGGCTACCTGCTGGTCGACGGCCAGCAATTCAGCAAGCCGGATCAGATCGTGGCGGCGATCATCGCCTTCGCGGTGGTCGGCAAGCTCGCCGACATGGCCCTGATCACGCTGACACACCCCTTGACGCGCTGGCAGGATACCGTGCGGGGGAGCCTGTGA
- a CDS encoding 5-oxoprolinase subunit B family protein, giving the protein MSAPAEEPRLLDAGEAALVVEFGTTVDPAISDRVLALDDALDADPPEGLRERVPTYRSLMLHYDPLVLDRDTLAARVRALAAGAAARAATPTLWTLPCCYDAPHGEDIAQVAERTGLSAEAVVSTHAGATYRVYMYGFAPGFAYLGGLPKALAVPRRASPRPPHPANAVVIGGGLAAVATVPMPTGWYVIGATPSRLYAPERDPSFFVGAGDLIRFEAVDAATFNALTAREAAGEPVARRGEAR; this is encoded by the coding sequence GTGAGCGCGCCCGCCGAAGAGCCCCGGCTCCTCGATGCCGGCGAGGCGGCTCTGGTCGTCGAGTTCGGCACCACCGTCGATCCCGCGATCAGCGACCGGGTGCTGGCGCTCGACGACGCCCTCGACGCGGATCCGCCGGAGGGGCTTCGGGAGCGCGTGCCGACCTACCGGTCGCTGATGCTGCACTACGACCCTCTGGTTCTCGACCGAGACACGCTCGCCGCCCGAGTGCGGGCGCTCGCGGCGGGCGCCGCCGCGCGGGCGGCGACGCCGACCCTGTGGACGCTGCCCTGCTGCTACGACGCCCCGCACGGCGAGGACATCGCCCAGGTGGCCGAGCGCACCGGCCTATCGGCGGAGGCCGTCGTCTCGACCCATGCCGGGGCGACCTATCGGGTCTACATGTACGGCTTCGCGCCGGGCTTCGCGTATCTCGGCGGCCTGCCGAAGGCCCTGGCGGTGCCGCGGCGGGCGAGCCCGCGGCCGCCGCATCCGGCGAACGCCGTGGTAATCGGCGGCGGTCTCGCCGCCGTGGCGACGGTGCCGATGCCGACCGGATGGTACGTGATCGGCGCCACACCGTCCCGCCTCTACGCGCCGGAGCGCGATCCGAGCTTCTTCGTCGGCGCCGGCGACCTGATCCGCTTCGAGGCGGTGGATGCCGCGACCTTCAATGCCCTGACGGCGCGGGAGGCCGCGGGCGAGCCGGTGGCGCGGCGCGGGGAGGCCCGCTGA
- a CDS encoding aliphatic sulfonate ABC transporter substrate-binding protein, protein MPVTRRALLTGLSATVVVGLNRPAQAAPTLRIGYQRSSTLIALLRQDGALERAVAPLGTGLSWHEFTSGLPIMEALNAGQIDVSADVADTVPIFAQAAGVRITYIAQEAPSPEAQAILVPAESPVTSVADLKGRRVAVTKGAGSHYLLLAALAEAKLTFKDITPAYLTPADGRAALASGGVEAWVAWDPFLSAARQQSGARVLRDGAGLSLYKRYYLAADPYVAANGPVLAALFDRLAETGAWVKANPTEAASRLAPLWKIEPEVILRANAQRSYRVEAVTRPGLSEQQKIADAFRAEGLLPRAVDAGALALWTPPAR, encoded by the coding sequence ATGCCCGTCACGCGCCGTGCCCTGCTCACCGGCCTCTCGGCCACGGTCGTCGTCGGGCTGAACCGCCCGGCCCAGGCCGCCCCCACGCTGCGCATCGGCTACCAGCGCTCCTCGACCCTGATCGCGCTGCTGCGCCAGGACGGCGCCCTGGAGCGCGCCGTGGCGCCCCTCGGCACCGGCCTGTCCTGGCACGAATTCACCAGCGGATTGCCGATCATGGAGGCGCTGAATGCCGGGCAGATCGACGTCTCGGCCGATGTCGCCGACACCGTCCCGATCTTCGCCCAGGCCGCCGGCGTCCGGATCACCTACATCGCCCAGGAGGCACCCTCCCCCGAGGCCCAGGCGATCCTCGTGCCCGCCGAATCCCCGGTGACATCGGTCGCCGACCTCAAGGGCAGACGTGTCGCCGTGACCAAGGGTGCGGGCAGCCACTACCTGCTGCTCGCGGCCCTCGCGGAAGCCAAGCTCACCTTCAAGGACATCACGCCGGCCTACCTGACGCCGGCCGACGGACGCGCCGCGCTGGCCAGCGGCGGCGTCGAGGCCTGGGTTGCCTGGGACCCGTTCCTGTCCGCGGCCCGGCAGCAATCGGGCGCGCGGGTGCTGCGCGACGGGGCCGGATTGTCGCTCTACAAGCGCTACTACCTCGCGGCCGATCCCTACGTGGCCGCCAATGGCCCGGTTCTCGCCGCCCTGTTCGACCGGCTCGCCGAGACGGGCGCCTGGGTCAAGGCGAACCCGACCGAGGCGGCCTCCCGTCTGGCGCCCCTCTGGAAGATCGAGCCGGAGGTGATCCTGCGCGCGAACGCGCAGCGGAGCTACCGGGTCGAGGCCGTCACCCGCCCAGGCCTCTCGGAGCAGCAGAAGATCGCCGACGCGTTCCGCGCCGAGGGATTGCTGCCCCGTGCCGTCGATGCCGGTGCCCTCGCCCTCTGGACTCCGCCGGCGCGCTGA
- a CDS encoding exopolysaccharide production protein YjbE, translating into MKVSRLASAVALFALVAGPALAAPCNTGTTKSKTPDQQSSNPSSSDADKSSKNLAGGQQPASPGTVGAMNNVGATQTADSAKSSPGAKSNSTDPAAANLAGGQQPASPGTVGAMNNAAADRQTAPVSGNDC; encoded by the coding sequence ATGAAGGTCTCACGCCTGGCCAGTGCGGTTGCGCTTTTCGCCCTCGTCGCTGGGCCCGCCCTCGCCGCGCCCTGCAACACCGGGACGACGAAGTCGAAGACGCCGGACCAGCAGTCATCCAACCCCAGCAGCTCGGACGCCGACAAGTCGAGCAAGAACCTTGCCGGTGGTCAGCAGCCGGCCTCGCCCGGAACCGTAGGCGCCATGAACAACGTCGGCGCGACGCAGACGGCTGACAGCGCCAAGTCGAGCCCAGGTGCCAAGTCGAACTCGACCGATCCGGCCGCCGCCAACCTTGCGGGCGGTCAGCAGCCGGCGTCGCCCGGCACCGTCGGCGCGATGAACAACGCCGCCGCCGATCGGCAGACGGCTCCGGTGTCGGGCAACGACTGCTAA
- a CDS encoding ABC transporter ATP-binding protein translates to MLIVDDLSKTYADGTEALSGIGLSVRQGEIVALIGGSGCGKTTLLRLIAGLDQASRGSVQVDGEAIRAPHPSVGVVFQEPRLLPWLDVAGNVGFGLAALPRAERRRRVAHALERVGLAEYGHRWPRELSGGQQQRVAIARAFVAQPRVLLLDEPFSALDAFTRKGLHAQLLDLWTESKPTILIVTHDVGEAVTLADRVVVMRPRPGRLDETVAIGLSRPRDPVAPTYEEAVRRVLAALDRSLRPAQANPRPAPETRASWW, encoded by the coding sequence GTGCTCATCGTCGACGACCTCTCGAAGACCTATGCCGACGGTACCGAGGCGCTGTCGGGCATCGGCCTGTCGGTTCGGCAGGGGGAGATCGTCGCGCTGATCGGCGGCTCGGGATGCGGGAAGACGACGCTGCTCCGCCTGATCGCGGGCCTCGATCAGGCGAGCCGCGGGTCCGTGCAGGTCGACGGCGAGGCGATCCGCGCGCCGCATCCGAGCGTCGGCGTCGTCTTCCAGGAGCCGCGGCTCCTGCCCTGGCTCGACGTGGCGGGGAATGTCGGCTTCGGGCTCGCCGCCCTGCCCCGCGCCGAGCGCCGCCGCCGTGTCGCCCACGCCCTCGAGCGCGTCGGCCTCGCCGAGTATGGACATCGCTGGCCGCGCGAGCTCTCCGGCGGCCAGCAGCAGCGCGTCGCCATCGCCCGGGCCTTCGTGGCCCAGCCCCGGGTGCTTCTCCTCGACGAGCCGTTCTCGGCGCTCGACGCCTTCACCCGCAAGGGGCTGCATGCGCAGCTTCTCGACCTCTGGACCGAGTCGAAGCCGACGATCCTGATCGTCACGCACGATGTCGGCGAGGCCGTCACGCTCGCCGACCGGGTCGTGGTGATGCGCCCCCGGCCGGGCCGCCTCGACGAAACCGTGGCGATCGGGCTCAGCCGCCCGCGCGATCCCGTGGCACCCACCTACGAGGAGGCGGTCCGCCGGGTGCTGGCCGCCCTCGACCGTTCCCTGCGACCGGCCCAGGCCAACCCCCGTCCCGCTCCCGAGACCCGGGCCAGCTGGTGGTGA